The proteins below come from a single Gimesia alba genomic window:
- a CDS encoding prenyltransferase/squalene oxidase repeat-containing protein: MSNDPYLVKLALRLAAGLEKLPSASLAKHRSFILAQQQVDGGFSGREGDSDLYYTGFAVRSLGILGGVEKQEATNLSQFLRGFELEKLSTIDLLSWLYCALIVQASGGEDLLAMAPENWNTQITENLERLRTTDGGYAKSEQGALGSTYHSFLVVLIYQLIGLDVPDPNDLIQFLYDRQRDDGGFVEISPMKRSGTNPTAAAVATLIILNAMDDELKGDVHDFLKQVKSSEGGFQANTRIPFADGLSTFTGLLTASDLGLFSLIDPDQILKFMTEWLEFPTGGFRGASWDEQADVEYTFYGLGVLALLATWAEK; encoded by the coding sequence ATGAGTAATGACCCCTATTTAGTAAAATTGGCCCTGCGACTGGCCGCCGGTCTCGAAAAACTGCCCTCTGCTTCACTGGCAAAACATCGCTCATTTATTCTGGCTCAACAGCAGGTAGACGGAGGTTTTTCCGGGAGAGAAGGAGACTCCGACCTCTACTATACTGGGTTTGCCGTTCGTAGTCTGGGTATTTTAGGCGGCGTTGAAAAACAAGAGGCAACCAACCTCAGCCAATTCCTACGAGGATTCGAGTTGGAAAAATTGTCAACTATCGATCTGCTCAGCTGGCTGTATTGCGCCCTGATCGTTCAGGCTTCAGGTGGCGAAGATCTGTTAGCCATGGCCCCTGAAAACTGGAATACTCAAATTACGGAGAACCTGGAACGCCTGAGAACCACCGATGGCGGCTATGCCAAGTCAGAACAAGGAGCCTTGGGAAGCACTTACCACAGTTTTCTGGTGGTATTAATCTACCAGTTAATTGGGCTGGATGTCCCTGATCCAAATGATTTGATTCAGTTTCTCTACGACAGGCAACGTGATGATGGGGGCTTCGTCGAAATCTCCCCCATGAAACGTAGCGGCACGAATCCCACTGCAGCCGCGGTCGCGACACTCATTATCCTGAACGCCATGGATGATGAGTTGAAGGGCGATGTACATGACTTCCTTAAGCAGGTTAAAAGCTCCGAAGGAGGCTTTCAGGCAAATACGAGGATTCCCTTTGCCGATGGCTTATCCACGTTTACCGGATTGCTGACTGCCAGTGATCTCGGGCTGTTCTCGCTGATTGATCCTGATCAGATCCTGAAATTCATGACCGAATGGCTGGAATTTCCGACAGGAGGCTTTCGCGGGGCCAGTTGGGATGAACAGGCCGATGTGGAATACACGTTTTACGGGCTGGGAGTTCTGGCGTTACTCGCGACCTGGGCAGAAAAATAA
- a CDS encoding beta strand repeat-containing protein has product MKIAFRLIAGVIVLAISAMSGTLLAQEELEFSTIIADGTETGDTLDGISSVVPGNGMGTLFRAGHQAGKTVGLDESISTLEIMPYMFTWTKNPDDAGMFFGDFQLFRTNRGHLGGSLGFGYRFFNYDTDRIFGSSVYYGRDDSSTKIFQQLVLNVETMGRYWDANGNFYLPIGTRQKELNLQFNDGSQRFSGFNVLYDQTRTLGTAMRGFDAEMGVPIWGQLAQNHEARIYAGAYHFAATGSEDVWGWRGRVQANPLPNVLMELSVTNDATFDTNVFFNVTWTFAGRPEWNKMEKSTQMYRMSERVRRNYNVVVEQRDVVDSGLTAINPATGLPWTVSHVDSLAAPGGDGMVLSPYQTIADAQAGPDRDIIFTHAGSEFNAGPPITLASGDRILGEGQSVPHFIDIQGFGSKLLPNSPGFGDPLRPNSLVRPTFNNTVGDGVILASDSEFSGFIMNTPTGRGVVGIGVSEVDVNFVDVNDAAGEGIFLSSTTGSLSFDTTNVTNSAGDAFVVDGGDPLLRFDGGSITNTGAGRAVLIQNTTGSSINMTNSRITDTNSQGVLISNIAGGAVLDNVTITGSTNEGIHVTGGTANAIVTFRNTAQAATVIDSATDASLFVEDFQGVFQMQDLSILNRNGTGILVENLSGNMAVVGNASITNGTSLATEHGIDINNTSGNISFAGNLDVTGSTGEGISFNAGGNTGSFNVTGTTTVSGTALEAFIVMDDSPLIRMGNTILSNNSTTNSVLLIDNAGQGGTAGSVSFGNTTVTGTTLGTVPTVHILNNTPIVSFSSLGVTTINSAFPVVAPAVYVQDNPGNVNFGDLNLTTTNNLAFIADNNTGTLSSTGGIITSTNAAAIDIQDTNLSMVLTSVTAGPTNGPDLNITNGFFLNSAGIRLTRTPGLFTINGDGTTIDSGGTITQATHGVYLEDIDRVNIDGLEILQPTVSGIEWHETTVTNDTEVNLARVRVEDSAGDGIIVENGRTFQMTDSELLNNGTDTTEHSLEYTANIELDNTDDDSFSVTLQDNIITDDSADAIRLQSGGLLDDSLLTVLLEGNSITNSVSNTAGLDVIWEGPLDITVANANNFIGTGATNNQGINIDATSSDLADLMTLRVINNNNFTIAGTNSEGVQISTEGPANILINNNADQGIIMAGEDSIGLRFLDLAANNSVQIDTNIISMSGIGGDAIFFDLIDATNSSVIIDNNLIGLFDGGFDDNETAVGFNAMTNGPLILGTGVDNIVNVTTVGNNNSFILFNPGGGTFDGQISLNGFLLP; this is encoded by the coding sequence ATGAAAATTGCATTTCGCCTGATCGCCGGCGTAATCGTTCTGGCGATATCCGCCATGTCAGGAACATTATTAGCCCAAGAAGAGTTAGAATTTTCAACGATCATTGCAGATGGGACAGAGACAGGTGATACCCTGGATGGTATTTCATCAGTTGTTCCCGGTAATGGAATGGGAACTCTGTTTCGCGCTGGACACCAGGCAGGTAAGACTGTTGGTCTAGACGAATCGATTTCGACTCTGGAGATAATGCCATACATGTTTACCTGGACGAAAAATCCAGATGACGCTGGCATGTTCTTTGGAGACTTTCAGTTATTCCGAACGAACCGAGGTCACCTGGGTGGTAGTCTTGGTTTTGGGTATCGCTTTTTTAATTATGATACCGACCGAATTTTCGGTAGCAGCGTTTACTATGGTCGTGATGACTCTTCTACAAAAATATTCCAGCAGCTAGTTCTGAACGTGGAAACAATGGGACGATACTGGGACGCGAACGGAAACTTCTATCTGCCGATTGGTACACGCCAGAAAGAGTTAAACCTGCAGTTCAATGACGGCAGTCAGCGCTTTTCAGGATTCAATGTTCTGTATGATCAGACGCGAACCCTGGGAACGGCGATGCGTGGTTTTGATGCAGAAATGGGGGTTCCAATCTGGGGCCAGTTGGCACAAAATCATGAAGCACGAATTTACGCAGGAGCTTATCATTTTGCAGCAACAGGCAGCGAAGATGTCTGGGGCTGGCGTGGTCGCGTGCAAGCCAATCCACTTCCCAACGTATTGATGGAGTTGAGTGTCACGAATGATGCGACATTCGATACGAACGTCTTTTTCAATGTTACCTGGACGTTCGCAGGACGCCCGGAATGGAACAAGATGGAAAAATCGACTCAGATGTATCGCATGTCTGAACGTGTCAGAAGAAATTACAACGTTGTGGTTGAACAACGTGACGTCGTTGATAGTGGGCTGACAGCCATTAACCCGGCAACTGGTCTGCCTTGGACGGTCTCACACGTTGATTCCCTGGCGGCACCAGGTGGTGACGGTATGGTACTCTCTCCTTATCAGACCATTGCTGACGCGCAGGCAGGGCCAGATCGAGATATTATCTTTACCCACGCAGGAAGCGAATTTAATGCTGGACCACCAATCACGCTTGCCTCCGGAGACCGTATCTTGGGTGAAGGACAGTCAGTTCCCCACTTCATCGATATTCAAGGATTCGGTTCCAAACTACTGCCAAACTCACCCGGATTTGGAGACCCCCTCCGACCCAATAGCCTCGTACGTCCCACATTTAATAACACCGTGGGGGATGGTGTAATACTGGCATCTGATAGTGAGTTTTCCGGATTTATTATGAATACTCCCACAGGTCGCGGTGTGGTTGGGATTGGAGTTTCCGAGGTCGATGTCAACTTTGTTGATGTCAATGATGCCGCCGGTGAAGGAATATTCCTGAGCAGTACGACAGGTAGTTTGTCCTTTGATACAACCAATGTGACTAATTCGGCCGGCGATGCGTTTGTTGTTGATGGCGGTGATCCACTCCTTAGGTTCGATGGTGGTAGTATTACTAACACTGGTGCCGGGCGAGCGGTGTTAATCCAGAATACAACGGGTAGCTCTATAAATATGACAAATTCCAGAATCACCGACACAAACAGTCAGGGTGTATTAATCAGCAATATTGCCGGCGGTGCCGTATTGGATAACGTAACAATTACAGGCAGTACGAATGAAGGGATTCATGTCACCGGTGGTACCGCGAATGCGATTGTGACATTTAGAAATACCGCACAGGCTGCTACTGTGATCGATTCAGCAACGGATGCCAGTCTTTTCGTAGAAGATTTCCAGGGCGTCTTCCAGATGCAAGATCTCAGCATCCTGAATCGTAACGGTACTGGTATTCTGGTCGAGAATCTATCAGGAAACATGGCAGTTGTCGGGAACGCTTCGATTACGAATGGTACATCCCTGGCAACAGAACACGGTATCGACATCAATAATACCAGCGGGAACATTTCGTTTGCTGGTAATCTCGATGTCACCGGGAGTACGGGTGAAGGTATCTCATTTAATGCCGGCGGGAATACTGGTTCGTTCAACGTAACGGGTACTACAACGGTTTCCGGAACAGCACTGGAAGCATTCATTGTGATGGATGATAGTCCGCTGATTCGAATGGGAAATACAATTCTCTCCAATAATAGTACGACGAATTCCGTCCTGTTAATTGATAATGCAGGTCAAGGCGGAACTGCTGGTTCGGTTTCGTTTGGCAATACGACCGTAACGGGGACTACTTTGGGGACGGTACCGACAGTTCACATTTTGAATAATACTCCCATTGTCAGCTTTTCTTCACTTGGTGTGACGACTATCAATTCTGCATTTCCTGTTGTCGCTCCCGCGGTGTACGTTCAAGATAACCCGGGCAATGTCAACTTTGGAGATTTAAATTTAACAACGACGAATAACCTGGCCTTTATCGCTGATAATAATACAGGAACTCTGAGTTCTACGGGGGGTATTATTACCTCGACGAATGCTGCTGCCATTGATATCCAGGACACGAATTTGTCGATGGTGCTGACTTCAGTAACTGCAGGACCCACGAATGGCCCTGACTTGAATATCACGAATGGCTTCTTCCTGAACAGTGCTGGTATTCGACTGACTCGAACACCCGGGCTATTTACTATCAACGGAGACGGAACAACGATTGATTCTGGGGGAACCATTACTCAGGCCACCCATGGGGTCTATCTGGAAGATATTGATCGGGTGAATATCGACGGATTGGAAATTCTGCAACCAACCGTTTCCGGTATCGAATGGCATGAAACGACAGTTACCAATGATACAGAGGTCAATCTGGCGCGGGTACGCGTCGAAGATTCCGCCGGTGATGGTATCATCGTTGAGAATGGTCGCACGTTCCAGATGACCGATTCAGAGTTGCTGAATAATGGTACCGATACGACAGAGCATTCATTGGAATATACTGCAAATATCGAGTTGGATAATACCGATGATGATTCCTTTTCCGTTACGTTGCAGGACAATATCATCACAGATGACAGTGCCGATGCGATTCGCCTGCAGTCAGGAGGTTTACTTGATGATTCCCTGCTGACTGTGTTGCTGGAAGGAAACAGTATTACAAACAGTGTTTCTAATACTGCCGGCCTGGATGTGATCTGGGAAGGACCATTGGATATTACCGTTGCCAATGCAAACAATTTTATTGGTACGGGAGCAACCAATAACCAGGGTATCAACATTGATGCCACCAGCAGTGATTTAGCCGATCTGATGACTTTGAGGGTTATCAACAATAATAACTTTACAATTGCAGGTACCAATAGTGAAGGGGTTCAGATTTCGACTGAAGGGCCCGCGAATATCCTGATTAACAATAATGCTGATCAAGGAATTATCATGGCAGGTGAGGACTCGATTGGTCTGAGATTTCTGGATCTAGCTGCCAATAACAGTGTGCAGATTGATACAAATATCATCAGTATGTCCGGAATTGGCGGAGATGCCATCTTCTTCGATCTGATCGATGCTACGAACTCCTCAGTGATTATCGATAACAACTTAATTGGTTTGTTCGATGGTGGCTTTGATGACAACGAAACAGCTGTTGGTTTCAATGCTATGACAAATGGTCCACTGATTTTGGGAACGGGTGTTGATAACATTGTGAACGTGACGACTGTTGGAAACAACAACAGTTTCATCCTGTTCAATCCTGGCGGAGGTACATTTGATGGTCAAATCAGCCTGAATGGCTTCCTGCTGCCATAA